The following are encoded together in the Flammeovirga agarivorans genome:
- a CDS encoding HIRAN domain-containing protein has protein sequence MVKPKSYSHDLLDNVEKELLFEGYLSGYRHYAEWDQEWEIMRHPLKLVRHSTNPFDQHAIAVFADSKMIGYVPKSSSEKISILIDKGASIYAELVDVFPNAETQKKVFFRIWNYKVTL, from the coding sequence ATGGTTAAGCCTAAATCTTACTCTCACGACTTATTAGATAATGTAGAAAAAGAACTATTGTTTGAAGGATACCTTTCAGGATATAGACACTATGCTGAATGGGATCAGGAATGGGAAATTATGCGTCATCCATTAAAATTGGTTCGTCATTCTACCAATCCATTTGACCAACATGCAATAGCTGTTTTTGCAGATTCTAAGATGATAGGTTATGTGCCGAAATCATCTAGCGAGAAAATTTCGATATTAATAGACAAAGGTGCTTCCATTTATGCTGAATTAGTGGATGTTTTCCCTAATGCAGAAACTCAAAAGAAAGTTTTCTTTAGAATATGGAATTATAAAGTTACTCTTTAA
- a CDS encoding DUF1684 domain-containing protein, with product MKPSNIIKIVVALVVVIFLGNSFFSSNSDNGEVKYTERLKNDRDEKNKLFKSKKGSPLSDLDRAKFSHLNYYDINIKYRVMASLKWAEKPKVIKIATTKEKPRDYKKSAFAKFFIDGNEYKVTLLQAVIPNPATKGLFMLLFRDLTSGETTYGAGRYIELHNIKKGQMQTLIDFNEAYNPYCAYNEDYDCPMPPLENQLNVAIEAGEKNYHEL from the coding sequence ATGAAACCCTCTAACATCATAAAAATAGTTGTTGCTCTTGTAGTAGTCATATTCTTGGGCAATTCTTTCTTTTCTTCAAATTCTGATAATGGAGAGGTAAAATATACTGAGCGACTAAAAAATGATAGGGACGAAAAAAACAAACTCTTCAAGAGTAAAAAGGGTTCTCCACTATCCGATTTAGATAGAGCTAAGTTTAGCCATCTCAATTATTATGACATAAATATCAAATATAGAGTCATGGCTTCTTTAAAATGGGCCGAAAAACCTAAAGTGATAAAAATTGCCACCACCAAAGAAAAACCAAGGGATTATAAAAAATCAGCCTTTGCAAAATTCTTTATTGATGGTAATGAATACAAGGTCACATTATTACAAGCGGTCATTCCCAACCCAGCTACTAAAGGGTTATTTATGCTGCTATTTAGAGACCTCACTTCCGGTGAAACCACTTATGGGGCAGGGAGGTATATTGAACTTCACAATATCAAAAAAGGACAGATGCAAACACTTATAGACTTCAATGAAGCATACAACCCTTATTGTGCTTACAACGAAGACTATGACTGTCCAATGCCACCTCTTGAGAATCAATTAAATGTAGCAATCGAGGCTGGAGAAAAAAACTATCATGAATTATAA
- a CDS encoding DMT family transporter: MIPIINIYISLSSVEIVFLRTLSALIIVFIVLMIQKTSIKVRMSHILMLVFTGFLTAIYWILFVIAAKKSNTSVTLVGVATTPIWVSFIYPVISKKKPTFIEVMTGLSALFGVYMIFSSGFAYSEGMFAAILAAFFAAIVTILTSKFSKRYHYLVITFYQMCGAFFATAAFLPYYLKFVKMEVFSMPTSLDIILILILAIVFSIIAYSSIVKVMIKISPFSVSLANNLSPIYGGVIAYLFFGDSELMDIYFYGGAFLIAFAILAMPLAKFIFRLDELGPSASPPKPKASE, encoded by the coding sequence ATGATTCCTATTATAAATATCTATATTTCTTTATCATCTGTAGAAATCGTTTTTCTGAGAACATTATCTGCACTAATCATTGTGTTTATTGTTTTAATGATCCAGAAAACTAGCATTAAAGTAAGGATGTCTCATATTCTTATGCTCGTTTTTACAGGTTTTCTGACCGCTATCTATTGGATTCTATTTGTAATAGCGGCCAAGAAGTCGAATACTTCAGTAACATTAGTTGGGGTTGCCACTACTCCTATTTGGGTTAGTTTTATCTATCCTGTTATTTCTAAAAAGAAGCCTACATTTATTGAGGTTATGACAGGACTTTCAGCCCTTTTCGGGGTTTATATGATCTTCAGCTCTGGATTTGCATACAGTGAAGGAATGTTTGCCGCAATCTTAGCCGCTTTTTTTGCTGCAATTGTAACTATTTTAACTTCTAAATTCTCAAAAAGGTATCACTACTTGGTAATTACATTCTACCAAATGTGTGGAGCATTCTTTGCTACAGCAGCCTTTCTACCTTATTATTTGAAGTTTGTAAAGATGGAAGTATTCAGTATGCCTACAAGTTTAGATATTATATTAATTCTAATTTTAGCCATTGTCTTCTCCATCATTGCTTATAGCTCTATCGTTAAAGTGATGATAAAAATATCTCCATTTAGCGTTTCATTAGCTAATAATTTATCTCCTATTTATGGAGGGGTAATCGCCTACCTTTTCTTTGGTGATAGTGAATTGATGGATATTTATTTTTATGGTGGAGCTTTTCTAATTGCATTTGCAATATTAGCCATGCCATTAGCTAAGTTTATTTTCAGATTAGATGAATTAGGTCCTTCTGCTTCACCTCCGAAACCAAAAGCCAGCGAATAG
- a CDS encoding SPOR domain-containing protein: MKFTKHVYSVAIVFAALLIATPSFAQSKKKLKQMNAQLTTENSELRKGKMEMEQKANSLKSMNEQLTYEMEGLKNDVSALQKENGNLKSEVDELEKENEELIAALESASSAAATGGTAVSSGANMPANSAGCSSRQGKLQNNKTYFVDLSSQIISHGWGVQVYSTKSLCDAQGYAEKFQDFYKMWKTYVKVTEQNGQQIYSVVYGSLKYQDQAKVYLENFKKIGRNDDEKNAILVQH; this comes from the coding sequence ATGAAATTTACAAAACACGTTTACTCTGTAGCAATTGTATTTGCGGCATTATTAATTGCAACTCCTTCTTTCGCACAAAGCAAGAAAAAATTAAAACAAATGAATGCCCAATTAACTACTGAAAATTCTGAGTTAAGAAAGGGTAAGATGGAAATGGAGCAGAAAGCGAACTCTTTAAAATCTATGAATGAGCAATTGACTTATGAAATGGAAGGTTTAAAGAATGATGTAAGTGCATTACAAAAAGAAAACGGAAATCTTAAATCTGAAGTAGACGAATTAGAAAAAGAAAACGAAGAATTAATTGCAGCTTTAGAAAGTGCTTCTTCAGCAGCAGCTACAGGTGGAACTGCAGTGTCTAGTGGTGCAAACATGCCTGCAAATAGTGCTGGATGTAGTAGCAGACAAGGTAAATTACAAAATAATAAAACATATTTTGTTGACTTAAGCAGCCAAATTATTTCTCACGGTTGGGGTGTTCAAGTTTACTCTACTAAGAGTCTTTGTGATGCACAAGGATATGCTGAGAAATTTCAAGACTTTTATAAAATGTGGAAAACTTATGTAAAAGTAACTGAGCAAAACGGTCAGCAAATTTACAGTGTAGTATATGGTTCATTGAAGTACCAAGATCAAGCTAAAGTTTACTTAGAGAACTTTAAGAAAATTGGTAGAAATGACGATGAGAAAAATGCAATTTTAGTACAACACTAA
- a CDS encoding PspA/IM30 family protein yields the protein MSIFKRLFGWISAETNSAMDSLEDPIKMTDQGIRDLKKDLDQSLQGLAQVKAISIRTRKEYEQHKQAAGDWERKAVLLLQKAQSGQLDTAEADRLATEALNKKEQAAQAAASHEKMVSQNDSQVAKMEQNVQRLKSQISQWENEAKTLKARAKVSEASSKINKQLASIDSSSTVAMLERMKDKVESQEALAESYGDIADANVSVDEEINKAIGPGSGSSSLALEELKEKMRLGAGSSTEENKATGSDNTDSGQMSELDKLKQQLKND from the coding sequence ATGTCAATATTTAAAAGACTCTTTGGGTGGATATCTGCTGAAACCAACTCAGCAATGGATAGTTTGGAAGATCCTATTAAAATGACTGATCAAGGGATTAGAGATCTTAAAAAAGACCTAGATCAAAGTTTACAAGGATTGGCTCAGGTAAAAGCGATTTCAATCCGTACGAGAAAAGAATACGAACAACATAAGCAAGCTGCAGGAGATTGGGAGCGTAAAGCTGTTTTATTATTACAGAAAGCTCAATCAGGACAGTTAGATACTGCAGAAGCTGATCGTTTAGCAACTGAAGCATTAAATAAAAAAGAACAAGCTGCCCAAGCGGCTGCGTCTCATGAGAAGATGGTTTCTCAAAATGATTCTCAGGTAGCTAAAATGGAGCAGAATGTTCAGCGTTTAAAATCACAAATCTCTCAATGGGAGAATGAAGCGAAAACATTAAAAGCAAGAGCGAAAGTATCTGAAGCTTCTTCTAAAATTAATAAGCAATTGGCTAGCATTGATTCATCAAGTACTGTTGCGATGTTAGAGAGAATGAAAGATAAAGTAGAATCTCAAGAAGCTTTAGCAGAATCCTATGGAGATATTGCAGATGCAAATGTATCTGTAGATGAGGAGATTAATAAAGCGATTGGTCCGGGTTCTGGTTCTTCTTCGTTAGCCTTAGAAGAATTGAAAGAAAAGATGAGATTAGGAGCAGGTTCTTCTACTGAAGAAAACAAAGCTACTGGTTCTGATAACACTGATAGTGGTCAGATGTCAGAATTGGACAAATTGAAGCAGCAGTTGAAAAACGACTAG
- a CDS encoding CesT family type III secretion system chaperone, whose amino-acid sequence MNNFDKVKSYLLNLGYDIKSEDPQEELFIISDEEEGLLNVVVDCEDPILIVEMHLIDLKNEKPEFYRTLLEKNRNFVHGAFVIDAEGNRLLYRDTLELENLDENELEGTLNALKLVIGENYGMLLDYAQN is encoded by the coding sequence ATGAATAACTTTGATAAGGTTAAAAGCTACCTATTAAATCTTGGTTATGATATCAAAAGCGAGGACCCACAAGAAGAGCTTTTTATCATTTCAGATGAGGAAGAAGGATTATTAAATGTAGTAGTAGACTGTGAAGATCCCATACTAATCGTTGAGATGCATTTGATTGATCTCAAAAATGAAAAGCCCGAATTCTACAGAACATTACTTGAGAAAAATAGAAATTTCGTGCACGGAGCATTTGTAATTGATGCAGAAGGAAATCGTTTGTTATATAGAGATACTTTAGAGTTAGAAAATCTCGATGAAAACGAATTAGAAGGTACTCTTAATGCACTTAAATTAGTGATAGGAGAGAATTACGGAATGTTGTTAGATTACGCACAAAACTAG